A genomic region of Alligator mississippiensis isolate rAllMis1 chromosome 4, rAllMis1, whole genome shotgun sequence contains the following coding sequences:
- the FEZF1 gene encoding fez family zinc finger protein 1, which produces MDNSGQHTATKLLAPAPARDSLSARSNMISTSKPLAFSIERIMARTPEPKAIPVPHFLQGSGPKGDPKHALHLNSSIPCMIPFVPVAYDPLAKAAGGGPEPRKAHLDSSSPASFSCGELLNCALSLKGDFSREALPLQQYKLVRPRVVNHSSFHAMGALCYFNRGDGPCHPSSGVNIHPVASYFLSSPLQPPPKAYLAERNKLVLPGADKYPAGVAFKDLSQAQLQHYMKESAQILSEKISFKGSEFGRSSPSSKPKVFTCEVCGKVFNAHYNLTRHMPVHTGARPFVCKVCGKGFRQASTLCRHKIIHTQEKPHKCNQCGKAFNRSSTLNTHTRIHAGYKPFVCEFCGKGFHQKGNYKNHKLTHSGEKQFKCNICNKAFHQVYNLTFHMHTHNDKKPFTCPTCGKGFCRNFDLKKHVRKLHDSALGLPRAPAELGPDQPPAALQPPGSLLQPPLHQPQP; this is translated from the exons ATGGACAATAGTGGCCAGCACACGGCGACCAAACTCCTAGCGCCTGCTCCAGCCAGAGACAGCCTGTCCGCCCGGAGCAACATGATCAGCACTTCCAAGCCGCTCGCCTTCTCCATCGAGCGCATCATGGCCAGGACCCCGGAGCCCAAGGCCATCCCCGTGCCCCACTTCCTCCAGGGCTCCGGGCCCAAGGGGGACCCCAAGCACGCGCTGCACCTCaactcctccatcccctgcaTGATCCCCTTCGTGCCGGTAGCCTACGACCCGCTGGCCAAGGCGGCGGGCGGCGGGCCGGAGCCGAGGAAGGCGcacttggactcctcttccccggCCTCCTTCAGCTGCGGCGAGCTCTTGAACTGCGCCCTGAGCCTGAAGGGCGACTTCTCCCGCGAGGCgctgcccctgcagcagtacAAGCTGGTCCGGCCCCGCGTGGTCAACCACTCCTCCTTCCACGCCATGGGCGCCCTCTGCTACTTCAACCGCGGCGACGGGCCGTGCCACCCCTCCTCCGGCGTCAACATCCACCCCGTGGCCTCCTACTTCCTCAGCTCGCCCCTGCAGCCGCCGCCCAAGGCGTACCTGGCCGAGCGCAACAAGCTGGTGCTGCCGGGCGCGGACAAGTACCCCGCAGGGGTCGCCTTCAAGGACCTCTCGCAGGCGCAGCTGCAGCACTACATGAAGGAAAGCGCCCAGATCCTCTCGGAAAAGATCTCCTTCAAGGGCTCGGAGTTCGGGCGCAGCTCGCCCAGCAGCAAGCCCAAAGTCTTCACGTGCGAGGTCTGCGGCAAG GTGTTCAACGCACATTACAACTTAACCCGCCACATGCCGGTGCACACGGGGGCCCGGCCCTTTGTCTGCAAAGTTTGCGGCAAGGGCTTCCGCCAGGCCAGCACGCTCTGCCGGCACAAGATCATACACACGCAG GAAAAACCTCACAAGTGCAACCAGTGCGGCAAAGCCTTCAACCGCAGCTCCACTTTAAACACGCACACGCGAATACACGCCGGCTACAAGCCTTTCGTCTGCGAGTTCTGCGGCAAGGGCTTTCATCAGAAAG GCAATTACAAGAACCACAAGCTGACCCACAGCGGGGAGAAGCAGTTCAAGTGCAATATCTGCAACAAGGCTTTCCACCAGGTGTACAACCTGACCttccacatgcacacccacaacGACAAGAAGCCCTTCACGTGCCCCACCTGCGGCAAGGGCTTCTGCAGGAACTTTGATCTCAAGAAGCACGTCCGCAAGCTGCACGACAGCGCCCTGGGACTGCCCAGAGCCCCCGCCGAGCTGGGGCCCGACCAGCCGCCCGCAGCCCTGCAGCCGccgggctccctgctgcagccgccgctccaccagccccagccgTGA